The DNA window CTACCCATCGTGGGGCATCGCCGCATCAGAGGGCATGGGCTAGAACTGGAGGTGAGAGGCGAACCCAAAAATCGCTACCCTGACTTAACAATTATTCAGGAAGAGCATATTCAACTGCTGAAACAGCGCAATACGATTCGGCTCAGCATGGCTCCACCGCTACTCGTGGTTGAAGTCGTCAGTCCTGGCGATTTGCAGCGAGATCGCGACTACATCGCCAAACGGATGCAATATCAGGATCGGGAAATCCCAGAATACTGGATTATCGATCCGCAATTAGAAACGGTCTTAGTGCTGGTACTGGCAGGCGATCGTTACACCGAATTCAGCACATTTCAGGGTGATCATGCCATTCAGTCACCCCAATTTGGCAGGCTTAACTTCACCCTTGCCCAAATTTTTGCAGCAGAGTAGCTTGGAGGAAAACGTCTTCCTCCAAGCTCTCATCCCAGTTTTTAGTAGGCGATCGCCGGAATTTAGTCATCGCGGGCAGTCAGTTTATCCAGCTCGTCCAGCAGCTTTTGCTTCGATCGCAAGTGTTGAGTCTTAGAAACCGGGTTTCTTGCGAGAATC is part of the Kovacikia minuta CCNUW1 genome and encodes:
- a CDS encoding Uma2 family endonuclease, whose protein sequence is MTQAKRRFLSFDEYLSYDDGTENLYELFNGELIEVPPESGLNVEIASFLFAVFLPIVGHRRIRGHGLELEVRGEPKNRYPDLTIIQEEHIQLLKQRNTIRLSMAPPLLVVEVVSPGDLQRDRDYIAKRMQYQDREIPEYWIIDPQLETVLVLVLAGDRYTEFSTFQGDHAIQSPQFGRLNFTLAQIFAAE